One Longimicrobium sp. genomic window, GTGGCGCACGGAGCGGCGTGTGCTCGCCCGGCTGCTCGCGCGCACGCCGACGGTGGTGCGCCGGTAGCCGCGGGGAGCGACGGCCACGATCCCAGTCCCCGTCAGGTCCCGCGCTGTTCCGCACGAGCCCATCCACGTGCACCCGGCGCGGCTCACCCGTAGACCCCTCCTGTAGAGATACGATGCGTAAGCTTCTCATCCTGGTGGCGCTCGCCGGCCTCACCGGGTGCACTCCGCCCCTGTACATGAAGTCCAATTTCCTCCAAAGCCCGGGACACTCGGACAAATCCCTTGGTGAAGGGGTCTGGGAGGTCAGTTTCAGGACCAAGGCGGGAATGAACCGTGATCACCTGCGCGAGGTCGGTGCTTACTACCGTTCCGCGGAACTCGCGCGCGCCGCAGGGTTCCCGTTTTTCCAGGTCGTGCGCTACCAGGGGTGGGAGAAGACCGAGAGGTATCCCGGCACCCCTCCCGATATGGGTGTGACCACCGAGTACCTCATCCGGCTCACCATCCGCGGTGTGCATACGGTGGACGCGGAACTGAAGTGTGAAAGCGAATCTCCCGCGCATTGTAAAACCTATACGACCGCGGAAGTGCTGCGCACGCTCGGACCCAGCCTGCAGCAGCCCACCGGCGAGCAAGGCGTGGCACCTCCTTCCTGATCGTGGGGAAAGCTAGAGACAGAAAAAGCCCGGGCGCCTGCATGAATGCGGCGCCCGGGCTCTTTCGTGCTCTACGTCGCGACGGTGGTAACCGTCGTTCCCGACCTTACTCTCCGGCGCCGCGCCGGATGATCACGTTCTCGCGCCGACCGTCCGGGCGCAGCTCGCGGCGGAAGGTGCGAACCCCGCTCCCTTCCCACTGCAGGTTGAGCGTGCGGCGGCGGCCCTGGCGCACCACTTCGACCTCGGTGGTGCCGTTCTCGGCGCGCATCAGGGCGCGGCGGACGTCCTCGGGATCGTTGACGCTCTGCCCGCCCGCGCGGACGATCACGTCGCCCGCCTCCAGCCCGGCGCGGGCCGCGGGGGTGTCGGAGCCCACGTCGATCACCAGCGCGCCCTCGCGGACGTTGCCGAAGTAGCGGCTCAGCCCCTCGTTCATCTCGGCCAGCTCGGCGCCGGCGGCCGAGCGGCGGCCCAACTCCATCAGGAACGGCCGTGCGTCGGGCCCATCGAACCGCGTGTCGCTGTGCACGTTCACTTCTTCGCGCAGGGGCATCATGCCTTCGCCGCCGATGATCTCGATGTTCGGCATGCGGCGCATCATCACCGGCAGGCTGTCGCCCAGGATGGTGATCAGCGAATCGACGTGAAAGCGCAGCACGGTGGTATCGATGTCCAGCAGCCGCGAATGAAGGCTGTCGATGCGCAGCGCCATGGCTTCCAGCGGCAGGTGCTCGCTCAGCGAGTCCAGCTGGTGGAGCATGGCGCCGAACGGCACCTCGCTGGTGTCGCCATCGATGATGATCCTCATGCGCTCGCGGGTGGGCCCCGCCATGCGCACCTGGCCCGGGCGCGGCGCGGCCACGATCACCACGTCCTGCTCGCCGCCGGCGTCGCGGCGGACGCGCAGCCGCACGGTGTCGCCGGCCTGCAGGCGGCGCGGCATTACCTCGAAGGTCCGGCCCGTGGCGGCCTGGCCGTTCAGGCGCACGACCACGTCGCCCTGGCGCACGCCGGCGCGCGCGGCGGGGGAGCCCGGCCGCACCTCCAGGATGCGCACGGCGTCGTCTCCGTCCTTCACGTCGAACACCACGCCGATCATCCCCGGACGGCGTCCCTGTGCGGTCGTGTCTTCCTGGGCCCGCGCGGTGGCGGGAAGGGCAAGCGCTGC contains:
- a CDS encoding CC0125/CC1285 family lipoprotein codes for the protein MRKLLILVALAGLTGCTPPLYMKSNFLQSPGHSDKSLGEGVWEVSFRTKAGMNRDHLREVGAYYRSAELARAAGFPFFQVVRYQGWEKTERYPGTPPDMGVTTEYLIRLTIRGVHTVDAELKCESESPAHCKTYTTAEVLRTLGPSLQQPTGEQGVAPPS
- a CDS encoding PDZ domain-containing protein, coding for MKYRNLILPLLAAALALPATARAQEDTTAQGRRPGMIGVVFDVKDGDDAVRILEVRPGSPAARAGVRQGDVVVRLNGQAATGRTFEVMPRRLQAGDTVRLRVRRDAGGEQDVVIVAAPRPGQVRMAGPTRERMRIIIDGDTSEVPFGAMLHQLDSLSEHLPLEAMALRIDSLHSRLLDIDTTVLRFHVDSLITILGDSLPVMMRRMPNIEIIGGEGMMPLREEVNVHSDTRFDGPDARPFLMELGRRSAAGAELAEMNEGLSRYFGNVREGALVIDVGSDTPAARAGLEAGDVIVRAGGQSVNDPEDVRRALMRAENGTTEVEVVRQGRRRTLNLQWEGSGVRTFRRELRPDGRRENVIIRRGAGE